AGGTTTCTTTATCCAAGCTGAAGTGTAAGGCATGTGGTTTTAAGTGGGAGGGGACCTTTTGTAAACGTCATACCAAATGCCCAAAATGTAATTCAAGGGATTGGGATGGATCATAGAAATGGTTATTTTATATTGATGGAGGAGAGAAAATATGAAAATTGCTATGCCTGCAAGAAATGGTCAAGTAAACGAGCACTTTGGAACAACCCAAGAATTTGCCATTGTTGAACTGGAAAACGGCAAGGTGAAGGAAACTCGTATTTTATCCAATGAAGGTCTTCAGCATAACCATGGTGGGATTGCCAATATGTTAAAGAATGAGCAAATTGAAGTGATCATTTGTGGTGGTATTGGTGGTCATATGATTACAGCCCTTGAACAATTAGGTTTAAAAGTAGTGAATGGTGCTGCTGGTCCATTAGAAAGTGTTGCAGAAGCCTATGCAGCAGGAACCTTAGTCACC
This genomic interval from Desulforamulus reducens MI-1 contains the following:
- a CDS encoding NifB/NifX family molybdenum-iron cluster-binding protein, with the translated sequence MKIAMPARNGQVNEHFGTTQEFAIVELENGKVKETRILSNEGLQHNHGGIANMLKNEQIEVIICGGIGGHMITALEQLGLKVVNGAAGPLESVAEAYAAGTLVTRPVSCGCGGGHHHHHHGGGCAH